TTGTGCGCGACGTAGCGGTAGGGGTGCGCGAGCGGCCAGGCCGGGAACGTGTTCGTCGAGAAGCGGGAGTGCACGACGGCCAGCGCCGAGGTGACGCGCTCGTCGGACAGGTCCGGGTAGAACGCCTCGACCTGGGGCTCGGCCAGCATCCCCTTGTAGACGATCGTGCGCGGCGACAGCGACGGGAAGTAGGTGCCCGTGCCGTGCTCGGCCCGCTTGCGCAGGCAGAACGTGAGGCGCTCGAGCTCGATGCCCGACTCGTCGTTCGCGCCCGCCAGGAACAGCTGGCGGAAGGCCGGCATCGCGGCCCGGGCGGTGGGGCCGATGTCGGCGCCGTCGGGGTCGACGGGGAGCGCGCGCCACCCGAGGACGGTGAGGCCCTCCTCGGCGGCGAGGCGGTCGATCTCCGCGACGGCCGCGTCGGCCTCGGCCTCGTCGGTGGGCAGGAACGCGGTGCCGACGGCGTAGGCGCCCTCGGCGGGGAGCGGGAAGTCCACGACCTCCCGGAAGAAGGCGTCCGGCAGCTGGATGAGGATGCCCGCGCCGTCGCCGGTGTTGGCCTCGGCGCCGCGCGCGCCCCGGTGCTCCAGGCGCAGCAGGGCCGTGAGGGCCTTGCGCACGATGGAGTGGTCGCGGCGGCCGGCCAGGTCGGCGACCATGGCGACGCCGCAGGCGTCGTGCTCGAAATCCGGGGCGTAGAGCCCCTCCGAGGTGACCGCTGTGCCGGTTCGCTTCGTGATGGCAGCCAACAGTGCCTCCTGTCGTCTCGGTGCACCCCGACACTGACACCCAGGATCTGTGGGCGATCGGGACGACGTGATGGTGGGGGTTGACGATATCCGACGCGCCCGTCGGGACGCGGGTTGCTGGTCCGAACGGGTGCATCTGGGTGCACCGAACCCGGTGGTGGTGGTGACCGGTTCCGGCACGACGACCGGTCACCTGGTGGGGAGTCGGCCGGGACGTCTCGTGGCGCGCAGGCACGCGGCGATGGGTGCACTTGCGCGCCGAACAGCGTCGCACGCGATGGCTCGCGTCCGCCAGTGCTGCGGACGTGAGCACGGTGACCAGGGCGGGAGCCGACGTCGGGGGGTCCGGGCAGGTAGCGTGTACGCCGCCCGCGGAACGGCCGTCCGGGTGTGTCGCGACGCCCGTCCGGGGGACACTGGTCCGGTGGAGACCGACGTGCGGGACGTGCTCGCCGACGTGGGCCGGCTCAGCCCGTTCTTCCTCGTCCGGACCGGCCCGGACGCCGGGGGACCCGGCCGGCGCCCCCTGCGCGACCTCTACACCGACCCGGAGCCGCTGCGGGCCCGCATCGCCCACGTCCGGACGGTGCTGCACAGCGACGACCGGGTGGCGGCGTCGATCGCGTTCCAGGGCATCGCCGCACTGGTCCTGTCGCCGCCGCTGGCCGCGGTGGCGGTGCACGGCGTGCTGCCCCACCTCGGTCCCGACGTGCTGCACTGGCGCCCCGTCGAGGGCGGCCCGTGGGAGCTGTGGTGCCCCGACCCGACCGGCACCGCCGTCGCGGACGGGGCCGCCGCGCTGGCCGGGGCCCTGTTCGAGGACCACCTGCGGCCGCTGGTCGCCGCGGTCCGGGCCCAGGTGGCGGTCTCCGAGCGCGTGCTGTGGGGGAGCGTGGCGTCGTCGGTGGCGAGCGGGAAGCGGCTGATCGGCGCGCAGCGGCCGCAGGCGGCGGACGCGGCGGCCCGGGTCGCGGAGCGGCTGCTCGACACCGGCCCGCTCGCCGGCACCGGTGAGCGGCGCGCCCCGACCGGGCCCGACCACGGGTGGACCTTCCGCCGCCGGTCCTGCTGCCTGTACTACCGCGTGCGCGACGGGGGGCTGTGCGGCGACTGCGTGCTGAACCGGGACGGCTAGTCGAGCAGCACCTCGGCCACGACGACGCTGACGACGGCGTCGAGCCCGGTGTAGGCGGCCACCTCGGCGGCCACCTCGCGCTGCACGGACTGGGCCACGTCGCGGCAGTTGTGGCCCAGCCGGGTGGCGAGGGTGATCGTGACCTCGACGGAGCCGCCGTGCACCTGGGCGTGCACGCCGTCGGCGGGCAGCGCGCCGGTGTCGCGGTCGGGGTGCAGGACGGAGTCGGCGAGGCCGAGCAGGGCCTGTGTGAGGTCGGCGCGCAGGGCGACGACCCCGGGGACGCGGCGGGCGCGGTGCGCCGCCACCCGGGCCACGACGGCGTCGCCGACGTGCACGCGGACCTCCGGTGCCCCGCTCACCACTCGCCCCCGAACACGTCCACGACCTCGATGTCGACCCGGCGCACCGGCACGCCGAGCGCCTGCTCGCCCGACGCCGCGACCATCTGCCGCACGCGGGCCGTCACCGAAGCGAGGTCGACGCCGAACCGGGCGGTGACGGTGATCCGCACGTCCGCGGCGTGCCCGGGCTCGCCGGAGAACGTGTCGGTGACCTGCTCGATCCGGCAGCTGCGCGCCCGCACCCCGGCCATACCGTCGACGGTGTGCCGCAGCACCGACGCCGCGGCGGCGCGGGAGAGCCGGGCCGGGCCGTGCGGGGACGGCAGCGTGAGGACGTCGTGCGGGCGCAGCTCGGTGCGGACGGCGACCATCACCCGGTCCAGCACCGACGGCGGCGGCTCCGGCCGGTCCTGCGCCATCCGCTGCACCAGTGCGCCGAGGCCGCGGGCGTCGGCGGCGGCCGCGGTGCAGTGCGGGCAGTCG
This sequence is a window from Pseudonocardia petroleophila. Protein-coding genes within it:
- a CDS encoding (2Fe-2S)-binding protein, with the translated sequence METDVRDVLADVGRLSPFFLVRTGPDAGGPGRRPLRDLYTDPEPLRARIAHVRTVLHSDDRVAASIAFQGIAALVLSPPLAAVAVHGVLPHLGPDVLHWRPVEGGPWELWCPDPTGTAVADGAAALAGALFEDHLRPLVAAVRAQVAVSERVLWGSVASSVASGKRLIGAQRPQAADAAARVAERLLDTGPLAGTGERRAPTGPDHGWTFRRRSCCLYYRVRDGGLCGDCVLNRDG
- a CDS encoding Asp23/Gls24 family envelope stress response protein, whose amino-acid sequence is MSGAPEVRVHVGDAVVARVAAHRARRVPGVVALRADLTQALLGLADSVLHPDRDTGALPADGVHAQVHGGSVEVTITLATRLGHNCRDVAQSVQREVAAEVAAYTGLDAVVSVVVAEVLLD
- a CDS encoding Asp23/Gls24 family envelope stress response protein, which translates into the protein MALNPSPGPDPDGRLACGRDAAAVWERAVAGEPADAHERDCPHCTAAAADARGLGALVQRMAQDRPEPPPSVLDRVMVAVRTELRPHDVLTLPSPHGPARLSRAAAASVLRHTVDGMAGVRARSCRIEQVTDTFSGEPGHAADVRITVTARFGVDLASVTARVRQMVAASGEQALGVPVRRVDIEVVDVFGGEW